The Trichomycterus rosablanca isolate fTriRos1 chromosome 15, fTriRos1.hap1, whole genome shotgun sequence genome contains a region encoding:
- the gaa2 gene encoding lysosomal alpha-glucosidase — MVSYKRLNPEEVHFSGVPLLESVDAPQDAELKVEDAERPLLARRPHCSSTAALLTLGGFILILVSVWLLGTVLWLRNNPSSGTHRPPSPATPPARGGKLENKTQPESCALIPEAWRFDCYPERGVVVTEEMCHARNCCFIQVPSKQNGVPWCFYPPEFPSYELVAVNETELGYRGKLVRTQNTYYPKDIETLQLDVLYESNSRLRVKITDPAEKRYEVPIDVPVVTKRAQDPLYTVEFTRQPFGIIVKRKRNGAVLLNTTVAPLFYADQFLQMSTSLSSKFVYGLGEHRSTFLHDVQWNSLTMWARDAAPLELINLYGVHPFYLLMENDGLAHGSFLLNSNAMDVVLQPAPALTWRTTGGILDLYVFLGPDPGSVVSEYLEVTGKPAMPVYWALGYHLCRWGYDSSNKTWEVVREMRNYGIPQDVQWNDIDYMDRALDFTYDPVNFSTLPNLVKDLHFHNQRYVMILDPGTSSTQPSGSYWPFDEGIRKGIFINSSSGETLIGKVWPGLTAFPDFSNPDTHEWWYQNLQKFHDKIPFDGLWIDMNEPSNFFDGSVNGCPDNELENPPYTPGVLGGTLRAKTICASARQKTTSHYNLHSLYGLMEAQASASALKKILGKRPFVISRSTFPSQGKYSGHWLGDNRSQWKDLYTSISGMLMFNIFGIPLVGADICGFSENTTEELCVRWTQLGAFYPFTRNHNTKESQAQDPTVFSPVARTAMKEAILLRYSFFPFLYTLFHHAHLSGHTVARPLFFEFPTDQKTYYVDKQFLWGRSLLVTPVLEPGVDYVVGYIPKGIWYDFYTGDSLDSKGEKVKLHAPLDKINLHLREGSIVPTQRPNTTLWVSTGQPLHLKVTLSDEGQAEGDLFWDDGQSLDTYETNNYAYIIFNLKQNTLTSEVLHNDVEATYLTVETVSFYGVKKAPSSVTVNSQEAQFSYSTNQVLTVDDLGLNLSQNFTISWI; from the exons ATGGTGTCGTACAAGAGACTGAACCCAGAAGAGGTGCATTTTTCCGGTGTGCCTTTGCTGGAGTCTGTTGATGCTCCACAGGACGCTGAGCTAAAGGTGGAAGATGCAGAGCGCCCGCTGCTGGCCCGGAGACCCCACTGCTCCTCCACTGCTGCGCTACTGACACTCGGAGGGTTTATCCTGATCCTTGTGAGTGTTTGGCTGCTAGGAACTGTTCTTTGGCTACGTAATAACCCTTCCTCGGGAACTCACCGTCCTCCTTCACCCGCCACTCCCCCAGCTCGGGGTGGAAAGCtggaaaataaaacacagccAGAATCTTGCGCTCTTATTCCAGAGGCCTGGAGGTTTGACTGCTACCCAGAGAGGGGTGTTGTGGTGACTGAAGAGATGTGTCATGCCAGGAACTGTTGCTTCATTCAGGTGCCTTCGAAGCAGAACGGAGTCCCCTGGTGCTTTTATCCACCAGAATTTCCATCTTATGAGTTAGTGGCTGTAAATGAGACAGAGTTGGGTTACAGGGGGAAACTGGTTCGTACCCAAAATACCTACTACCCTAAGGATATTGAGACACTGCAGCTGGATGTTCTGTACGAGTCAAACAGCAGACTTCGTGTGAAG ATCACAGACCCAGCAGAAAAGAGGTATGAGGTTCCCATAGATGTTCCTGTCGTCACAAAAAGAGCCCAGGATCCTTTGTATACCGTGGAATTCACCAGACAACcgtttgggatcattgttaAGAGGAAGAGAAATGGGGCAGTGCT GCTGAACACGACCGTAGCTCCTCTGTTCTATGCAGATCAGTTTCTGCAGATGTCCACATCACTATCATCGAAATTTGTTTATGGGCTGGGTGAACATCGCTCCACCTTCCTGCATGACGTGCAGTGGAACAGCCTTACCATGTGGGCTCGGGATGCAGCACCATTG GAGTTAATTAACCTGTATGGTGTTCATCCTTTCTATCTTCTAATGGAGAATGATGGTCTGGCACATGGTTCTTTCTTACTCAACAGCAATGCTATGG ATGTGGTACTTCAGCCTGCCCCGGCACTCACCTGGCGCACCACTGGAGGAATTCTAGACCTTTATGTCTTCCTTGGTCCAGATCCTGGATCAGTGGTTTCTGAGTACTTGGAGGTTACAG GAAAGCCGGCTATGCCTGTATACTGGGCATTGGGGTATCACCTTTGTCGGTGGGGATACGACTCCAGCAATAAAACCTGGGAGGTTGTGAGAGAAATGAGGAACTATGGGATACCACAG GATGTGCAATGGAATGACATTGACTACATGGATCGTGCTTTGGACTTTACTTATGACCCTGTAAACTTTTCCACCTTGCCCAATCTCGTGAAGGACCTTCACTTCCACAACCAGCGCTACGTCATGATCCTG GATCCTGGCACCAGCAGCACTCAGCCATCTGGTTCCTACTGGCCTTTTGATGAGGGAATAAGGAAGGGCATCTTCATCAACAGCTCCAGTGGAGAAACACTCATTGGGAAG GTCTGGCCAGGACTTACCGCTTTCCCGGATTTCTCCAACCCAGACACGCATGAATGGTGGTACCAAAACCTGCAGAAGTTTCATGACAAAATTCCTTTTGATGGACTTTGGATT GATATGAATGAACCATCAAATTTCTTTGATGGATCTGTGAATGGCTGCCCAGACAACGAATTAGAAAACCCTCCTTATACACCAG GTGTTTTGGGTGGCACCTTGAGGGCAAAGACAATATGTGCATCTGCACGTCAGAAAACCACCTCGCACTACAATCTGCACAGTTTGTATGGACTTATGGAGGCTCAGGCTTCAGCAAG tgctCTAAAGAAGATCCTAGGGAAGCGGCCGTTTGTGATTTCCCGTTCCACGTTTCCAAGTCAGGGAAAGTATTCTGGACACTGGCTAGGTGACAACAGGAGCCAATGGAAAGATTTATACACTTCCATTTCAG GAATGCTGATGTTTAACATATTTGGCATCCCGCTCGTGGGGGCAGACATTTGTGGCTTTTCAGAAAACACCACAGAAGAGCTGTGCGTGCGCTGGACACAGCTAGGAGCCTTCTATCCCTTCACCAGAAATCATAACACCAAAGAATCGCAG GCTCAGGATCCAACTGTGTTCAGTCCAGTGGCTCGCACAGCAATGAAGGAAGCTATTCTGCTCCGTTATTCTTTTTTCCCCTTTCTTTACACCCTTTTTCACCATGCACACCTCAGTGGACACACCGTAGCCAGACCCCTGTTTTTCGA ATTCCCTACAGATCAGAAGACATATTATGTAGATAAGCAGTTCCTTTGGGGAAGGAGTTTATTGGTGACGCCTGTTTTGGAGCCAGGTGTGGACTATGTGGTTGGGTACATCCCCAAGGGAATCTGGTACGACTTTTACACG GGGGACTCACTGGACAGCAAAGGTGAAAAGGTCAAGCTTCACGCCCCTCTGGACAAAATCAACCTGCATCTCAGAGAAGGGTCCATCGTTCCTACACAG AGACCCAACACTACTCTGTGGGTGAGTACTGGTCAGCCCCTCCACCTAAAAGTGACTCTGAGTGATGAAGGTCAGGCTGAAGGAGATCTCTTTTGGGATGATGGACAGTCCCTCGACACCTATGAGACCAACAATTATGCCTACATCATCTTCAACCTGAAACAG